The proteins below come from a single Frankiales bacterium genomic window:
- a CDS encoding ATP/GTP-binding protein: MPCFDSHFGWWSNTDGCYYMLVEPPPAPDSSAWNGHYPQGHVYLTTCLGTPGSGGGWAWLPNPPEGYGGVSATPAMLAQSALDTMRLTGPEIGMAPGAGKTGLVGLPVWLWTTVSPSTWGPTSATAAVPGLSVTATARAQKIVWDMGDGHSVTCTNPGTVYTTSKGAAASPTCGYRYTRSSASQPGSVYTVTATTTWSVTWAGGGQSGVLTVTRTSTTSVRIGELQVLVS; this comes from the coding sequence ATGCCGTGCTTCGACAGTCACTTCGGTTGGTGGAGCAACACCGATGGCTGCTACTACATGCTCGTCGAGCCCCCGCCTGCGCCGGATTCTTCGGCATGGAATGGCCACTACCCGCAGGGTCACGTCTACCTGACGACATGCCTTGGCACACCCGGATCGGGTGGAGGTTGGGCGTGGCTACCGAACCCGCCCGAAGGCTACGGCGGAGTTTCAGCGACGCCGGCGATGCTGGCTCAGAGCGCCCTGGACACCATGCGCCTGACGGGTCCGGAGATCGGCATGGCCCCGGGTGCGGGGAAGACCGGCCTCGTGGGGCTCCCGGTGTGGCTCTGGACGACCGTGTCGCCCTCAACGTGGGGACCGACATCGGCGACGGCGGCGGTGCCTGGCCTGTCGGTGACGGCGACGGCCCGGGCGCAGAAGATCGTATGGGACATGGGTGACGGGCACTCAGTGACCTGTACGAACCCGGGCACCGTTTACACGACGTCGAAGGGTGCGGCTGCCTCGCCGACCTGTGGGTACCGCTACACCCGCTCGTCGGCCTCGCAGCCGGGGTCGGTCTACACAGTCACGGCGACGACGACGTGGTCGGTGACCTGGGCCGGTGGTGGGCAGTCCGGCGTGCTGACCGTGACGCGGACGTCGACGACGTCGGTGCGTATTGGCGAGTTGCAGGTCCTGGTGTCCTGA